A genome region from Pristis pectinata isolate sPriPec2 chromosome 4, sPriPec2.1.pri, whole genome shotgun sequence includes the following:
- the ndufa2 gene encoding NADH dehydrogenase [ubiquinone] 1 alpha subcomplex subunit 2, with the protein MAAAAAVVRGIGSKLSQNLRELRIHLCQSSAASQGARDFIEQHYVTMKKANPEFPILIRESAGVQSRAWARYDFGRERNVPLDNLNSEQVAKALESLITKP; encoded by the exons atggcggcggcggcggccgtGGTGAGAGGCATCGGGTCGAAGCTGAGCCAGAACCTGCGGGAGCTGCGGATCCACCTGTGTCAGAGCTCGGCGGCCAGCCAGGGGGCCCG GGATTTCATTGAGCAGCACTATGTGACGATGAAGAAGGCGAATCCTGAATTTCCCATTCTAATCCGAGAATCTGCTGGTGTGCAGTCTAGAGCATGGGCGCGATATG ACTTTGGAAGAGAGAGGAACGTACCATTGGATAATTTAAACTCTGAGCAGGTGGCGAAGGCGTTGGAGTCCCTGATTACCAAGCCGTGA